In the genome of Ictalurus furcatus strain D&B chromosome 13, Billie_1.0, whole genome shotgun sequence, one region contains:
- the znf668 gene encoding zinc finger protein 668 — MMASPQPGSPPTAEQHTPTPETEPIEESENTAEKPTKRRNKGKPSKSQNLFKCSDCQDTFSSSSALQSHKLSAHGQDKQQPYTCGQCSKTFSSRAQLSKHQRSHSAERPFQCPQCHKAYKTHTELRNHSRSHTGEKPFVCTECGKAFMQAICLRIHMTQHSGERPHSCPHCSKSYPTLSKLKVHQRSHTGEKPYFCAECGKSFADPSVYRKHRRNHQGHRPYSCQQCSKTYTELKDLKNHERSHTGEKPYLCSDCGKAFSRSSSLACHLRIHSQSKPYQCEQCGKGFTQLSSYQSHLRTHSGEKPFLCPQCGKMFSDPSSFRRHQRAHQGFKPYPCDKCTKRFRQPADLAVHQRVHSGQRPYKCQNCDKAFVASWDLRRHMLVHTGLRPFSCTDCGKSFAERSSLNKHRRVHSGERPFKCQMCFKSFVMSSSLRKHERTHLPERPVRQEQPTESEQGFPQNTRPQFSCVHCEMIIFGTWEEVQAHTSLHAISPPSDSTNIRTGPFICETCQAEFPQLSELQAHEKVHPKPRPHICDSCGKGFLNKAGLRKHQRIHSNSRPHCCAVCGKSFLFAAYLRKHLRTHRDNQSSSPLPQTDVTHTQPLPSPSSASSPVKSEPAAISLTVPVIVPATAFQTLSGHVYINKEEDI; from the coding sequence ATGATGGCCTCCCCTCAGCCAGGCAGCCCACCTACAGCTGAGCAGCACACTCCAACTCCTGAGACTGAGCCCATTGAAGAGAGTGAGAATACAGCTGAGAAACCAActaaaagaagaaacaaaggaAAACCGTCAAAATCTCAGAACCTATTTAAATGCTCAGACTGCCAGGACACATTTTCCAGCTCCTCTGCTCTACAGAGCCATAAGCTCTCAGCTCACGGTCAAGACAAGCAGCAGCCGTACACTTGTGGCCAATGCAGCAAGACCTTCTCAAGCCGTGCTCAACTCTCTAAGCATCAGCGCTCGCATTCGGCTGAGCGTCCATTCCAGTGCCCTCAGTGCCATAAAGCATACAAGACTCATACCGAGTTGCGCAATCACAGCCGCTCCCACACTGGAGAAAAACCCTTTGTTTGTACTGAATGTGGCAAGGCATTTATGCAGGCCATCTGCCTGCGCATTCACATGACACAACACAGTGGCGAGAGGCCTCATTCTTGCCCGCACTGCTCTAAGAGCTATCCTACGCTGTCCAAGCTGAAAGTTCACCAGCGCTcccacacaggagagaagccttATTTCTGTGCAGAATGTGGCAAGAGTTTCGCTGACCCCTCTGTGTACCGCAAGCATCGGCGCAATCACCAAGGTCACCGGCCATATTCCTGCCAACAGTGTTCCAAGACATATACGGAACTCAAGGATCTGAAGAACCACGAACGTTCTCATACTGGTGAAAAGCCGTACCTTTGCTCAGACTGTGGCAAGGCCTTCTCACGCTCCTCCTCCTTGGCCTGTCACCTGCGTATTCACTCCCAGAGCAAGCCATACCAGTGTGAGCAATGCGGCAAAGGCTTTACTCAGCTCTCTTCTTACCAGTCCCACCTTCGCACTCACTCTGGTGAGAAGCCCTTTCTCTGTCCACAGTGTGGCAAGATGTTCTCAGACCCTTCCAGTTTTCGCCGGCACCAGAGGGCACATCAGGGATTTAAACCCTACCCATGTGACAAGTGTACCAAGAGATTTCGACAGCCAGCTGATCTAGCCGTGCACCAACGTGTGCATTCAGGTCAAAGACCATACAAATGCCAAAATTGCGACAAGGCCTTCGTTGCATCTTGGGATCTGCGTCGGCACATGCTGGTGCACACCGGCCTTCGACCGTTCTCCTGCACCGATTGTGGCAAGTCCTTTGCAGAGCGCTCCAGTCTCAACAAGCACAGGAGGGTGCATTCTGGAGAGCGGCCATTCAAGTGCCAGATGTGTTTCAAGTCATTTGTCATGTCATCCAGTCTGCGTAAGCACGAAAGGACCCACTTACCTGAGAGACCTGTCCGACAAGAACAGCCCACTGAATCCGAGCAAGGCTTTCCCCAAAACACCAGACCACAATTCTCTTGTGTTCACTGTGAAATGATCATTTTTGGGACATGGGAAGAGGTACAGGCCCACACCAGCCTCCATGCAATCTCTCCTCCATCAGATTCAACAAATATTCGCACTGGCCCGTTTATTTGCGAGACATGCCAGGCTGAGTTCCCTCAGTTATCTGAACTCCAGGCACATGAGAAGGTACACCCCAAGCCACGACCACATATATGTGACAGCTGTGGCAAAGGTTTCTTGAACAAAGCCGGATTACGTAAGCATCAGCGCATCCACTCCAACAGTCGCCCACACTGCTGTGCAGTCTGTGGTAAGTCTTTCCTCTTTGCTGCTTACCTCCGCAAACATCTGCGTACACACCGAGACAATCAGTCATCATCTCCCCTGCCACAGACAGATGTAACCCACACACAGCCATTGCCATCCCCATCGAGTGCATCCTCCCCGGTAAAATCGGAGCCCGCTGCGATTTCTCTAACTGTGCCCGTCATTGTACCAGCGACAGCGTTCCAGACATTGTCAGGCCATGTGTACATAAACAAAGAAGAGGACATTTGA